One Streptomyces sp. RPA4-2 genomic window carries:
- a CDS encoding alpha-galactosidase: protein MTPYERWTLRTENTSYTVRLSPDGPWAELDAWGPHGAEDGPSALDWSHRTHFITPADAAPAEYLPYGQRPFTGADLIAGRPGRERGVWWEFTGAEEDTGTLRLTFTDDLLGLRTTLCYAVVPGTDVLHRWTELTCTGAEELRLERFDSGAVNVPVTSGARLTYLTGQWSQEFQHTELALTRGTFTMGSTQGTPGHAYAPWLAVQDLATDDAPAYGLALEWAGNWHITAEAEPGGAVRVRAGRVPHEGAVLLAPGATLTTPRLACAFSADGLDGLSRVWHRYERHLGGERLHRPRKVLYNSWEATGFDVEAAGQLELAKSAADMGVELFVVDDGWFTGRADDTAGLGDWYPDPTAFPGGFDRFVEDVRALGMDFGLWIEPEAVSPGSRLLAEHPDWAYRIDGRPARLVRNQLLLDLGRADVQDFVVATLDRLLGEHRIDYLKWDMNRPPTERGRPGATPAERLDLDAAHVHGYLRVLDHLRTAHPHVTVEGCAGGGGRIDHTTLARTDVVWPSDNTAPLDRLAIQYGFLHAHAPHVMSSWVTDAPGVFDPRPRSLAFRFVTAMCGVLGIGADLRTWSPRQRAEAAGWIARYKEVRDVIHHGETHLLGSPDDATCGVQYDGPDGRTVVAALNTGRLDGAPLVPGRPARLRPRGLDPDARYRDEASGATYGGAHLLHYGLPFAWTADHDAELVVLTRHPGRRPA from the coding sequence GTGACGCCGTACGAGCGCTGGACCCTGCGCACCGAGAACACCAGTTACACCGTGCGGCTGTCGCCCGACGGACCCTGGGCCGAACTGGACGCCTGGGGCCCGCACGGGGCCGAGGACGGGCCCTCGGCCCTCGACTGGTCGCACCGCACCCACTTCATCACCCCGGCCGACGCCGCCCCCGCCGAGTACCTGCCGTACGGACAAAGGCCCTTCACCGGTGCCGACCTGATCGCCGGCCGCCCCGGACGGGAACGCGGCGTCTGGTGGGAGTTCACCGGAGCGGAGGAGGACACCGGCACCCTCCGGCTGACCTTCACCGACGATCTCCTCGGCCTGCGCACCACGCTGTGCTACGCCGTCGTGCCGGGCACCGACGTCCTGCACCGCTGGACCGAACTCACCTGCACCGGCGCGGAGGAGCTGCGCCTTGAGCGCTTCGACTCCGGCGCCGTCAACGTGCCGGTGACCTCCGGCGCCCGGCTCACCTACCTCACCGGACAGTGGTCGCAGGAGTTCCAGCACACCGAACTCGCCCTCACCCGGGGCACCTTCACCATGGGCAGCACCCAGGGCACCCCCGGGCACGCCTACGCGCCCTGGCTCGCCGTCCAGGACCTCGCCACGGACGACGCGCCGGCCTACGGCCTCGCCCTGGAGTGGGCCGGCAACTGGCACATCACCGCGGAGGCCGAACCCGGCGGCGCCGTCCGGGTCCGCGCCGGACGCGTGCCGCACGAGGGCGCCGTACTCCTCGCCCCCGGCGCGACCCTCACCACGCCTCGCCTCGCCTGCGCGTTCAGCGCGGACGGACTCGACGGCCTCTCCCGCGTCTGGCACCGCTACGAGCGCCACCTCGGCGGAGAGCGGCTGCACCGCCCCCGCAAGGTCCTCTACAACTCGTGGGAGGCGACCGGCTTCGACGTCGAGGCGGCCGGACAGCTCGAACTCGCCAAGTCCGCGGCCGACATGGGCGTGGAACTGTTCGTCGTGGACGACGGCTGGTTCACCGGCCGCGCGGACGACACGGCCGGCCTCGGCGACTGGTATCCCGATCCCACCGCCTTCCCGGGAGGCTTCGACCGGTTCGTCGAGGACGTCCGCGCGCTCGGCATGGACTTCGGCCTGTGGATCGAACCCGAGGCCGTCAGCCCCGGCAGCCGGCTGCTGGCCGAACACCCCGACTGGGCCTACCGGATCGACGGCCGTCCCGCCCGCCTGGTCCGCAACCAACTGCTCCTGGACCTCGGCCGCGCGGACGTGCAGGACTTCGTCGTCGCCACCCTGGACCGACTGCTCGGCGAGCACCGGATCGACTACCTCAAGTGGGACATGAACCGGCCGCCCACCGAACGCGGCCGGCCCGGCGCCACCCCCGCGGAACGCCTCGACCTGGACGCCGCCCACGTCCACGGATACCTGCGTGTCCTCGACCACCTGCGCACCGCCCACCCCCATGTGACCGTCGAGGGCTGCGCGGGCGGCGGAGGCCGGATCGACCACACGACCCTCGCCCGCACCGACGTCGTCTGGCCCAGCGACAACACCGCGCCCCTGGACCGGCTCGCCATCCAGTACGGCTTCCTGCACGCCCACGCCCCGCACGTGATGAGCTCCTGGGTCACCGACGCCCCCGGAGTCTTCGACCCCCGCCCGCGCAGCCTCGCCTTCCGCTTCGTCACCGCGATGTGCGGCGTCCTCGGCATCGGCGCCGACCTGCGCACCTGGTCCCCGCGGCAACGTGCCGAGGCCGCCGGGTGGATCGCCCGCTACAAGGAGGTACGCGACGTGATCCACCACGGCGAGACCCACCTTCTCGGCAGCCCGGACGACGCCACCTGCGGAGTCCAGTACGACGGCCCGGACGGCCGGACCGTCGTCGCCGCCCTGAACACCGGCCGTCTGGACGGCGCCCCCCTGGTGCCCGGCCGTCCCGCCCGGCTGCGCCCGCGCGGCCTCGATCCGGACGCCCGCTACCGCGACGAGGCCTCCGGCGCCACCTACGGCGGCGCCCACCTCCTGCACTACGGGCTGCCGTTCGCCTGGACCGCCGATCACGACGCCGAACTGGTCGTGCTGACCCGCCATCCGGGCCGGCGACCGGCGTAG
- a CDS encoding carbohydrate ABC transporter permease encodes MAVLTTAARKTTPVPTPPRGRRAGGPRRTPPMVLAFVLVPLLAEAVWVFWPALQGFYLALTSWDGVSAPRFVGLANFREMLHDDVFRTAALDTVLWLLLFGGLSALLGLGTALLLQQERRGVGFYRAALFLPVVFSLVATALVWQAIYQPDGVLNQLLQAVGLGSLRHAWLADQDTALYAVIVPALWRQIGYVMVLYLAGLKGIDPALYEAAKVDGAGRWQAFRHVTLPQLRSVNAVVLSVIVIDSLRSFDVVWSLTRGGPYHSSELLSTYMYSTAFQSLRLGYGSALAVVIFVLAFGVIASYLVRAFREAD; translated from the coding sequence GTGGCCGTCCTCACCACGGCCGCCCGCAAGACGACCCCGGTCCCGACGCCGCCCCGCGGCCGAAGGGCCGGGGGCCCGCGCCGCACCCCTCCGATGGTCCTCGCGTTCGTCCTCGTCCCGCTGCTCGCCGAGGCGGTCTGGGTCTTCTGGCCGGCCCTGCAGGGCTTCTACCTGGCGCTCACCAGCTGGGACGGGGTCTCCGCACCGCGATTCGTGGGCCTCGCCAACTTCCGGGAGATGCTGCACGACGACGTCTTCCGCACCGCGGCCCTCGACACCGTGCTGTGGCTGCTGCTCTTCGGCGGTCTGTCCGCGCTGCTCGGCCTCGGCACCGCCCTGCTGCTCCAGCAGGAGCGCCGCGGCGTGGGCTTCTACCGCGCCGCCCTGTTCCTGCCCGTGGTGTTCTCCCTGGTCGCCACCGCCCTCGTCTGGCAGGCGATCTACCAGCCCGACGGCGTCCTCAACCAGCTCCTCCAGGCCGTCGGTCTCGGCAGCCTGCGCCACGCCTGGCTCGCCGACCAGGACACGGCCCTGTACGCCGTCATCGTGCCCGCCCTGTGGCGCCAGATCGGCTACGTCATGGTGCTCTACCTGGCCGGCCTCAAGGGCATCGACCCCGCCCTGTACGAAGCGGCCAAGGTCGACGGCGCCGGACGCTGGCAGGCCTTCCGCCATGTGACGCTCCCTCAGCTCCGCAGCGTCAACGCGGTCGTCCTGTCCGTCATCGTCATCGACTCGCTGCGCTCCTTCGACGTGGTGTGGTCCCTCACCCGCGGCGGCCCGTACCACTCCTCGGAACTGCTGAGCACCTACATGTACTCCACCGCCTTCCAGTCCCTGCGGCTCGGCTACGGCTCCGCCCTGGCCGTCGTCATCTTCGTGCTGGCCTTCGGAGTGATCGCCTCCTACCTCGTGCGCGCCTTCCGGGAGGCGGACTGA
- a CDS encoding sugar kinase, which yields MTASWRPAPGPVVCVGETMAALAPDPVGPLEEAEHLRLTVAGAESNVAMYLADHGVPVAWLSALGDDAPGRRVRAAVAAAGVDVTHVRTDPDRPTGLLLKSPHRDGTHVHYYRSGSAASALGPALLDTRPVRAASLLHVSGITPALSPSCRDLVSRALAAAPDERPYAVSFDVNHRPALWHDDRAATVLRDLADRADVVFVGLDEAQNLWGAGLTAAGVRELLPHPRIVVVKDGADSATAAVRDGDVVAVPALRTLVVEPVGAGDAFAAGFLAGLLRGETLTRALRLGHITAVSALRVTGDHGPLPGPEAVRRLLALSAEEWARVARAQDAHREERSPGR from the coding sequence GTGACCGCGTCGTGGCGGCCCGCCCCCGGACCCGTCGTGTGCGTCGGGGAGACGATGGCGGCCCTGGCCCCCGACCCGGTCGGCCCGCTGGAGGAGGCCGAGCACCTGCGCCTGACGGTGGCAGGGGCCGAGTCCAACGTCGCGATGTACCTGGCCGACCACGGCGTACCGGTGGCCTGGCTCTCCGCCCTCGGCGACGACGCGCCCGGCCGGCGTGTCCGGGCCGCCGTGGCCGCCGCCGGCGTCGACGTCACCCACGTCCGCACCGACCCCGACCGCCCCACCGGCCTGCTCCTCAAGTCCCCCCACCGGGACGGAACCCACGTCCACTACTACCGTTCGGGGTCGGCCGCCTCCGCCCTCGGGCCCGCCCTGCTGGACACCCGGCCCGTACGCGCCGCCTCCCTCCTGCACGTCAGCGGGATCACCCCGGCGCTGTCCCCGTCCTGCCGGGACCTGGTGAGCCGCGCGCTCGCCGCCGCGCCCGACGAACGGCCGTACGCCGTCAGCTTCGACGTCAACCACCGCCCCGCCCTGTGGCACGACGACAGGGCGGCCACCGTCCTGCGGGACCTGGCCGACCGCGCGGACGTCGTCTTCGTCGGCCTGGACGAGGCCCAGAACCTGTGGGGTGCCGGCCTCACGGCCGCCGGTGTACGGGAGTTGCTGCCGCACCCGCGGATCGTCGTCGTCAAGGACGGCGCCGACTCCGCCACCGCCGCCGTACGGGACGGAGACGTCGTCGCGGTCCCGGCGCTGCGCACGCTGGTGGTCGAACCCGTCGGCGCGGGCGACGCCTTCGCGGCGGGATTCCTGGCCGGACTGCTCCGCGGCGAGACCCTGACCCGCGCCCTGCGCCTCGGCCACATCACGGCCGTCTCCGCCCTCAGGGTGACCGGCGACCACGGGCCGCTGCCCGGCCCGGAGGCCGTACGACGGCTTCTCGCACTGTCCGCCGAGGAGTGGGCGCGGGTGGCGCGCGCGCAGGACGCCCACCGCGAGGAGCGATCGCCGGGCCGGTGA
- a CDS encoding SDR family NAD(P)-dependent oxidoreductase produces MDQPVRGGGARFTGRTAVVTGAASGIGAATAARLAQEGAAVVLVDIDEDRGRGEAERITEDGGRARFVTADVAAEDDWHRVITAAHSFGPVDVLVSNAYTVDVHPAHELTLASWRRQLDVNLTAGFLGVRAVLPDLRDRGGAIVLTSSVHAHKGIPGHPAYAASKGALLSLCGQLAVEYGPEVRVNAVLPGPILTAAWDRVPPEDRERSVAETAARRFGTPAEVAAAIAFLGSDEASYITGSHLLVDGGWSVLKASA; encoded by the coding sequence ATGGACCAGCCCGTACGAGGCGGCGGTGCCCGTTTCACCGGCCGCACGGCCGTGGTCACCGGGGCCGCCTCCGGCATCGGAGCCGCCACCGCCGCACGCCTCGCCCAGGAGGGAGCCGCCGTCGTCCTCGTCGACATCGACGAGGACCGGGGCCGTGGCGAGGCGGAACGGATCACCGAGGACGGCGGCCGGGCCCGCTTCGTCACCGCGGACGTCGCCGCCGAGGACGACTGGCACCGCGTCATCACCGCCGCCCACTCCTTCGGACCGGTCGACGTCCTGGTCAGCAACGCCTACACCGTCGACGTCCACCCCGCCCATGAACTCACCCTCGCCTCCTGGCGGCGCCAGCTCGACGTCAACCTCACCGCGGGCTTCCTCGGGGTCCGCGCCGTCCTTCCCGACCTGCGCGACCGGGGCGGCGCGATCGTCCTCACCTCGTCCGTCCACGCCCACAAGGGCATCCCCGGACATCCCGCCTACGCCGCGTCCAAGGGCGCCCTGCTGTCCCTGTGCGGCCAGCTCGCCGTGGAGTACGGGCCCGAGGTCCGCGTCAACGCCGTCCTGCCGGGACCGATCCTCACGGCCGCCTGGGACCGCGTACCGCCCGAGGACCGGGAACGCAGCGTCGCCGAGACGGCGGCCCGCCGCTTCGGCACCCCCGCGGAAGTGGCCGCGGCCATCGCGTTCCTCGGCTCCGACGAGGCCTCCTACATCACCGGGTCGCACCTGCTCGTCGACGGCGGCTGGAGCGTCCTGAAGGCCTCCGCATGA
- a CDS encoding ABC transporter substrate-binding protein, with product MTHSQTSRRRFLAGAGAAGTAALLSGCVTSTSSSSKTSSKGPVSLQSNLSAPQAKAAMQDLVAAYKKKGGVDLNTVAAETFRTQLPTYLTSANPPDVYTWYPGSVADAYARKNLLLGLDEVWTSPDLQRYSKALHTLCTSSSGKKVFVPTTYYWWGMFYRKSNFAKWGVSPPTDWDGFLDLCDKLKSKGVAPIGLGAGGNTAWVASAWFDYLDIRINGAQYHRELLAGKHRFDDPEVHKVFDRWKEVLPYFDPSGTAVAFQDATTALLNGRSGMMLIGTFFADAAPKDALDDIDFFRFPVIDPKVPLAEEAPTDGYFASARSGHRDQVFDLLRFLAGAEAQEIYLKGSSGTALPCHPDAKDTGTPLVTKGRKHVAEAAEITQFFNRDSSDALQPTADTALTKFIAKPKEINSILTDWQRDAQKIWGA from the coding sequence ATGACCCACTCACAGACCAGCCGCCGGCGCTTCCTCGCCGGAGCCGGCGCGGCCGGAACCGCCGCGTTGCTCAGCGGTTGCGTGACCTCCACCTCGTCCTCGTCCAAGACCTCGTCCAAGGGTCCAGTCTCCCTGCAGTCCAACCTCTCCGCACCGCAGGCCAAGGCCGCGATGCAGGACCTGGTCGCCGCCTACAAGAAGAAGGGCGGCGTCGACCTCAACACCGTCGCCGCCGAGACGTTCCGGACCCAGCTGCCGACGTACCTCACCTCCGCCAACCCGCCGGACGTCTACACCTGGTACCCCGGCTCGGTCGCGGACGCCTACGCCCGCAAGAACCTCCTGCTCGGTCTCGACGAGGTGTGGACCTCGCCCGACCTGCAGCGCTACTCCAAGGCCCTGCACACGCTGTGCACCTCCAGCAGCGGCAAGAAGGTCTTCGTGCCGACCACCTACTACTGGTGGGGCATGTTCTACCGCAAGTCCAACTTCGCGAAGTGGGGCGTGAGTCCGCCCACCGACTGGGACGGCTTCCTCGACCTGTGCGACAAGCTCAAGTCCAAGGGCGTCGCCCCGATCGGCCTCGGCGCGGGCGGCAACACCGCCTGGGTCGCCTCCGCCTGGTTCGACTACCTCGACATCCGTATCAACGGTGCCCAGTACCACCGCGAACTCCTGGCGGGCAAGCACCGCTTCGACGACCCCGAGGTCCACAAGGTCTTCGACCGCTGGAAGGAGGTCCTCCCGTACTTCGACCCCAGCGGCACCGCCGTCGCCTTCCAGGACGCCACCACCGCACTGCTCAACGGCCGTTCGGGAATGATGCTGATCGGCACGTTCTTCGCCGACGCGGCACCGAAGGACGCGCTGGACGACATCGACTTCTTCCGCTTCCCCGTCATCGACCCCAAGGTCCCGCTCGCCGAAGAGGCGCCCACCGACGGGTACTTCGCCAGCGCCCGCTCCGGCCACCGCGACCAGGTCTTCGACCTGCTGCGCTTCCTGGCCGGCGCCGAGGCCCAGGAGATCTACCTCAAGGGCTCCTCCGGCACCGCGCTGCCGTGCCACCCCGACGCCAAGGACACCGGCACCCCGCTGGTGACCAAGGGCCGCAAGCACGTCGCCGAGGCCGCCGAGATCACCCAGTTCTTCAACCGCGACTCCAGCGACGCCCTCCAGCCCACCGCCGACACCGCCCTGACCAAGTTCATCGCCAAGCCGAAGGAGATCAACAGCATCCTGACGGACTGGCAGCGCGACGCCCAGAAGATCTGGGGAGCGTGA
- the dgoD gene encoding galactonate dehydratase, whose amino-acid sequence MKITRVETFLVPPRWLFCRVETDEGVTGWGEPVVEGRAELVRTAVEVLSEYLLGQDPLRIQDHWQVLTKGGFYRGGPVLSSAVAGLDQALWDIAGKTYGAPVHALLGGPVRDRVRVYAWVGGDEPAELTEQISAQVEAGFTAVKMNGAGRVGPAATMAETAAVVARVAAARDILGPDRDVAVDFHGRFSAANARRVLNELAPLHPLFVEEPVLPEQNHLLAGLVGASPVPLATGERLYSRAEFLAPLTAGIAVAQPDLSHAGGISEVHRIASLAETYGAHLAPHCPLGPIALAASLQVAFATPNFLIQEQSRGIHYNKDADLLSYVVDPEPFRFVDGHAPRGTAPGLGVTVDEAAVRAADRAGHAWRNPVWRHPDGSFAEW is encoded by the coding sequence GTGAAGATCACACGCGTCGAAACCTTTCTTGTACCGCCGCGCTGGCTGTTCTGCCGCGTGGAGACCGACGAGGGCGTGACCGGCTGGGGTGAACCCGTCGTCGAGGGCCGCGCCGAACTGGTGCGGACCGCCGTCGAGGTCCTCTCCGAATACCTCCTGGGCCAGGACCCGCTCCGTATCCAGGACCACTGGCAGGTCCTCACCAAGGGCGGCTTCTACCGGGGCGGCCCGGTCCTGTCCAGCGCCGTCGCCGGACTCGACCAGGCGCTGTGGGACATCGCGGGCAAGACCTACGGCGCCCCCGTGCACGCCCTGCTCGGCGGCCCCGTGCGCGACCGGGTCCGGGTCTACGCCTGGGTCGGCGGTGACGAACCCGCCGAACTCACCGAGCAGATCAGCGCGCAGGTGGAGGCCGGATTCACCGCCGTGAAGATGAACGGTGCCGGACGCGTCGGGCCGGCCGCCACGATGGCCGAGACCGCGGCGGTCGTCGCCCGCGTGGCGGCGGCCCGCGACATCCTCGGACCCGACCGGGACGTCGCCGTCGACTTCCACGGCCGTTTCAGCGCCGCCAACGCCCGCCGCGTCCTGAACGAACTCGCCCCCCTGCACCCGCTGTTCGTCGAGGAACCGGTCCTCCCCGAGCAGAACCACCTGCTGGCCGGACTCGTCGGCGCGAGCCCGGTGCCGCTGGCCACCGGCGAACGCCTCTACTCCCGCGCCGAGTTCCTCGCCCCGCTCACCGCCGGCATCGCCGTCGCCCAGCCCGACCTCTCCCACGCCGGGGGCATCTCCGAGGTCCACCGCATCGCCTCCCTCGCCGAGACCTACGGCGCCCACCTCGCCCCGCACTGCCCCCTCGGCCCGATCGCCCTCGCCGCCAGCCTCCAAGTCGCCTTCGCCACACCCAACTTCCTCATCCAGGAACAGAGCAGGGGCATCCACTACAACAAGGACGCCGACCTGCTCTCGTACGTCGTCGACCCCGAGCCCTTCCGTTTCGTCGACGGGCACGCGCCACGCGGTACCGCGCCGGGCCTCGGCGTCACCGTCGACGAGGCCGCCGTCCGCGCCGCCGACCGCGCGGGCCACGCCTGGCGCAACCCCGTGTGGCGGCACCCCGACGGTTCCTTCGCGGAGTGGTGA
- a CDS encoding FadR/GntR family transcriptional regulator: MTPYARRGVHGQTVEFLARRILGGEIPEGATLDLVALQRELDVSLTALRESLKVLAAKGMVDARQKRGTFVRSRSDWNLLDADVLRWQIQGAGSAEADLDLLRNLAEVRAIVEPAAVRLAAERRSDADLAALEDALTAMGEDGTGAAHAVESDLAFHRALLAATHNELLERMEVVIESGLAHRDRIVHSAPHSEDPVPAHRAVLDAVRDRDPRAAEAAMRALLDQAGRDLDRIGGPDDPKGTGGR; this comes from the coding sequence ATGACGCCCTACGCCCGCCGCGGCGTGCACGGTCAGACCGTGGAGTTCCTCGCACGCCGCATCCTCGGCGGCGAGATCCCCGAGGGGGCCACGCTCGACCTCGTGGCGTTGCAGCGCGAGCTGGACGTCAGCCTCACCGCCCTGCGCGAGTCCCTCAAGGTCCTCGCCGCCAAGGGCATGGTCGACGCCCGGCAGAAACGCGGCACGTTCGTGCGCTCCCGCTCCGACTGGAACCTGCTCGACGCCGACGTGCTGCGCTGGCAGATCCAGGGCGCCGGTTCCGCCGAGGCCGACCTCGACCTGCTGCGCAACCTCGCCGAAGTACGCGCCATCGTCGAACCGGCCGCGGTCCGGCTGGCCGCCGAGCGCCGCAGCGACGCCGACCTCGCGGCCCTGGAGGACGCCCTGACGGCGATGGGGGAGGACGGCACCGGTGCCGCCCACGCCGTCGAGTCCGACCTCGCCTTCCACCGCGCCCTGCTCGCCGCGACCCACAACGAACTCCTGGAACGCATGGAGGTGGTGATCGAGTCGGGACTCGCCCACCGCGACCGCATCGTGCACAGCGCCCCGCACAGCGAGGACCCCGTACCCGCCCACCGCGCCGTCCTGGACGCCGTACGCGACCGGGACCCGCGGGCCGCCGAGGCGGCCATGCGCGCCCTGCTCGACCAGGCCGGACGCGACCTGGACCGGATCGGCGGACCCGACGACCCGAAAGGCACCGGTGGCCGGTGA
- a CDS encoding SMP-30/gluconolactonase/LRE family protein has product MSTARVTRPDRLELGEGIRWTGEEVVLVDLLAGRLLKAPADPAGPLEPLARLPFPIGAVAPVAGRPGTWIAAADTGVCLLTPDGATTWLARPEDGAAVRTRMNDAVADPSGRFWAGSMGYDADENAGSLYRVDHDGTVVRVLDGVTVPNGPAFTPDGKAMYLADSARGVIRRHPVDPDTGALGTPEVFATVDDGSPDGMTVDAEGALWVAVWGTGTVRRFLADGTPDRVVPLPASLPAGVCLEHDVLHITTARLGLADPRPEDGAVFSVRVDVPGRPTPAFRLHDTAPVPPFPAGGPA; this is encoded by the coding sequence ATGAGCACCGCGCGCGTCACCCGCCCCGACCGCCTGGAACTCGGCGAGGGCATCCGCTGGACGGGCGAGGAGGTCGTCCTCGTCGACCTCCTCGCCGGCCGTCTCCTCAAGGCTCCGGCGGACCCGGCCGGCCCCCTGGAACCGCTGGCCCGACTTCCTTTCCCGATCGGCGCGGTGGCCCCGGTGGCCGGGCGTCCCGGCACCTGGATCGCCGCCGCGGACACCGGCGTCTGTCTGCTGACGCCCGACGGCGCGACCACCTGGCTGGCCCGGCCCGAGGACGGCGCGGCAGTCCGTACGCGCATGAACGACGCGGTCGCCGACCCCTCCGGCCGCTTCTGGGCGGGCAGCATGGGCTACGACGCCGACGAGAACGCCGGTTCGCTGTACCGGGTCGACCACGACGGCACCGTGGTCCGGGTCCTGGACGGCGTCACCGTCCCGAACGGGCCCGCCTTCACCCCCGACGGCAAGGCCATGTACCTCGCCGACAGCGCCCGGGGAGTGATCCGGCGCCACCCGGTCGACCCGGACACCGGCGCCCTCGGCACACCCGAGGTCTTCGCCACGGTGGACGACGGCAGCCCGGACGGCATGACCGTCGACGCCGAGGGCGCCCTGTGGGTCGCCGTGTGGGGGACCGGCACCGTACGCCGCTTCCTCGCGGACGGGACCCCCGACCGCGTCGTGCCGCTGCCCGCGAGCCTGCCCGCGGGAGTGTGCCTGGAGCACGACGTCCTGCACATCACCACCGCCCGGCTGGGCCTCGCCGATCCGCGTCCCGAGGACGGCGCCGTGTTCTCCGTCCGCGTGGACGTGCCCGGCCGGCCGACGCCCGCGTTCCGCCTCCACGACACCGCGCCCGTACCGCCGTTCCCGGCCGGGGGGCCCGCGTGA
- a CDS encoding carbohydrate ABC transporter permease produces MTTSHTSDAALRRRRLSTAGFHAGAGALSLLWLLPIALVLVTSLRSFDDIAAHGLGSWPQSFTLGNFRQAWVDGGQQRALINSLLVTVPCVLVTLALAAMAAFGLSRYEMPFRRSLLLLMLGGNLLPPQILLIPVSKLSELMGLYDTLPALIGVQIGFGVGFYVFVLHGFMRSIPAEIQQAAVVDGASPWQIFWRIILPLTRPALAALSALSFTWIFNDLLWAITVLRTDTRMPITAALIGLQGQYVSMWNVIAAGSVIAAAPTVAVFLRFQRHFVAGLNLGAVK; encoded by the coding sequence ATGACGACCTCGCACACCTCCGACGCCGCCCTGCGCCGACGCCGCCTGTCCACCGCCGGATTCCACGCCGGCGCCGGGGCCCTGTCCCTGCTGTGGCTGCTGCCGATCGCCCTGGTCCTGGTCACCAGTCTGCGGTCCTTCGACGACATCGCCGCGCACGGGCTGGGCAGTTGGCCCCAGTCCTTCACCCTCGGCAACTTCCGGCAGGCCTGGGTCGACGGCGGCCAGCAGCGTGCCCTCATCAACAGCCTGCTCGTGACGGTCCCCTGTGTCCTGGTGACCCTCGCGCTGGCCGCGATGGCCGCGTTCGGACTCAGCCGCTACGAGATGCCCTTCCGCCGCTCGCTGCTCCTGCTCATGCTCGGCGGCAACCTGCTGCCCCCGCAGATCCTGCTGATCCCGGTCTCCAAACTCAGCGAACTCATGGGCCTGTACGACACCCTGCCCGCGCTGATCGGCGTGCAGATCGGCTTCGGCGTCGGCTTCTACGTCTTCGTGCTGCACGGCTTCATGCGGTCCATCCCCGCCGAGATCCAGCAGGCGGCGGTCGTCGACGGCGCAAGCCCCTGGCAGATCTTCTGGCGGATCATCCTCCCCCTCACCCGCCCCGCCCTCGCCGCGCTCAGTGCCCTGTCCTTCACCTGGATCTTCAACGACCTGCTGTGGGCGATCACCGTCCTGCGCACCGACACCCGGATGCCCATCACCGCGGCCCTCATCGGACTCCAGGGGCAGTACGTGTCCATGTGGAACGTGATCGCTGCCGGCTCCGTCATCGCCGCCGCACCGACGGTGGCCGTCTTCCTCCGTTTCCAGCGCCACTTCGTGGCCGGACTCAACCTCGGAGCAGTGAAGTGA
- a CDS encoding bifunctional 4-hydroxy-2-oxoglutarate aldolase/2-dehydro-3-deoxy-phosphogluconate aldolase, with protein sequence MDLQAALAARRLLAIVRGGDADAALRTVLALAEEGVDLVEVSLSGTDALTVIERARHALGPDALLGAGTVLSADDAHAAHRAGATFVVTPGLGDGVRAARDLGLPVLAGVLTPTDVIAARALGAEALKLFPAAPFGGADYLKALRGPFPDVPFVPVGGIDEAAAHACLTAGATAVGVGSPLVGDAADGGSLAALRDRARAFRAIAEESGR encoded by the coding sequence GTGGATCTGCAAGCCGCCCTGGCCGCGCGCCGGTTGCTGGCCATCGTGCGCGGAGGCGACGCGGACGCCGCGCTGCGCACGGTGCTGGCCCTCGCCGAGGAGGGCGTCGACCTCGTCGAGGTCTCCCTGAGCGGAACGGACGCCCTCACCGTCATCGAGCGGGCCCGGCACGCGCTCGGGCCCGACGCGCTCCTGGGCGCCGGGACGGTGCTGAGCGCCGACGACGCCCACGCCGCACACCGTGCGGGAGCCACCTTCGTGGTGACACCCGGACTCGGCGACGGCGTCCGCGCGGCCCGCGACCTGGGCCTGCCGGTCCTCGCGGGGGTGCTGACCCCGACCGACGTCATAGCCGCCCGCGCGCTCGGAGCCGAGGCCCTGAAACTCTTCCCCGCCGCACCCTTCGGTGGAGCGGACTACCTCAAGGCCCTGCGCGGCCCCTTCCCCGACGTGCCGTTCGTCCCCGTCGGCGGGATCGACGAGGCCGCCGCCCACGCCTGCCTCACAGCCGGCGCGACAGCGGTCGGAGTCGGCTCACCCCTGGTCGGCGACGCCGCCGACGGAGGCAGCCTCGCCGCGCTCCGCGACCGGGCCCGCGCCTTTCGTGCCATCGCGGAGGAGTCCGGACGATGA